The Pseudocalidococcus azoricus BACA0444 genome segment GTGGGCGAAGGTGTCCTGTTTAACAAAGTAGATTTCATGACTAATCAGGTCAATGTTGGCAATTAGATAGCTACCACTCCCTTCAATATAAAATTCCACAGTTTCCCCTTGCAGGTAGCGTTGAAACCAGAGGGATTCCTTAACCTCCGCTGCATCATCGAGGAAATCTGCCCGCAATGCTGTTTTTAAGAGGCTATTTTTACTCAGGCGTAAATCATGGGGGCGTTGTTCAATGGTTTCTAAGGGTTCATATTCCGCTAAATACCAGGCCCGTAAAGCAATAATTGCCATCCCATCTAATTCCCAAACCTTGCCCCTAGATTAGCATTTGCCCTTCCAGCTTGGGTGCATCACTGGCTCCAGATCTGCAAGGCCCGAGACTCCCCTGGTTAATCCCCGAGAAATCCCCGGCCTGAGATGGCAATTTACCTAGTCAATTTAGGCATTAGGCCTTGTCTAACTGCGCTTCTGTTGCCGCAATACTGAGCAGAGTTTTGAGGACAGAATCCGGGTTTAAGCTGATGGAGTCAATCCCCTGTTCCACTAAGAATTGCGCAAACTCCGGATAGTCACTCGGGGCCTGGCCACAGATGCCAATTTTGCGGTGATGTTTCTTGGCAGTTTGAATGGCCTGGGCCACCATCCGTAGGACAGCCTCATTGCGCTCATCAAACAGGTGGGCAACTAACCCGGAATCCCGATCTAAGCCCAAGGTCAACTGGGTTAAATCATTAGAACCAATCGAAAAGCCGTCAAACACTTGGGCAAACTGATCCGCCAAGATCACATTGCTGGGCAACTCGCACATGACATAGACTTCCAGGCCATTTTCACCCCGCTGTAGCCCGTGTTTGGCCATCTCCTCTAAAACCCGTTGTCCCTCGGCTGGTGTCCGACAGAAGGGAATCATCAGAATCACATTGGTTAAGCCCATTTCCTCCCGGACTCGTTTCATGGCCTGGCATTCGAGGGCAAACCCCGCCGCATACTGGGGATCGTAATAACGCGACGCCCCCCGCCAACCAATCATTGGGTTTTCTTCTTTGGGTTCAAACTGCTGCCCGCCGAGTAAGTTGGCATATTCATTACTCTTGAAGTCAGACATCCGCACGACAACAGGTTTGGGGTAAAAGGCCGCCGCAATCGTGCCAATGCCGTGAGCTAACTTATCGACAAAGAACTCGGATTTTTGCGGATATTGGGCCGTGAGTTCGGCAATTTCGGCTTTCACCTCGTAGTTTTCCAGGTCGTCAAAGTGGATCAGGGCTAGGGGGTGGGCTTTGATGTGATTGGCAATGATAAATTCTAACCGAGCTAACCCCACCCCATCATTGGGAATCGCAGCTAACCCAAAGGCTTCTTCCGGGTTGCCCACATTCATCAGGATTTGAGTGCGGGTGCGGGGGAGATTTTCTAAAGCCACCTCATCCACGCCAAAGTTCAACAGGCCCCCATAGACTTTACCCACTTCCCCTTCCGCACAGGAGACAGTGACATCTTGGCCAGTTTTTAAGACTGCTGTAGCATTTTCACAGCCAACCACTGCTGGAATTCCCATTTCCCGAGCAATAATCGCGCTATGGCAGGTTCGCCCCCCTTGATTGGTGACAATGGCACTGGCTTTTTTCATAATCGGTTCCCAATCCGGGTCGGTGCGGTTAGTAATTAACACTTCCCCGGCCTGGAATTGGTTGATCTGGTGGACATCCATAATCACCCGCGCTTGCCCTTGGCCGATCATTTCCCCCACAGCCCGCCCTTGCACCAGAACATTACCCGTTTCTTGGAGTTTGTAAGACCGCAGCACATTGGTCGCCTTTTGGGATTGGACGGTTTCCGGCCGGGCCTGGACAATGAATAACTGCCCCGTAATCCCATCCTTGGCCCATTCAATGTCCATGGGCGTGTAGGTGCCCCGCAGTTGGGAATAGTGATCCTCAATGGCACAGGCCCAGTGTCCGAGTTGGAGAATTTCATCGTCCGTTAAGGCAAATTGGGCGCGAGCTTCGGGACAAACCGAGACATTTTTCGTCAGCTTGGAACCCCCTTGGTCATAGATCATTTTGATTTCTTTGCTGCCGAGGCGTTTTTCTAAGATCGGCCGATAGCCCGTTTTCAGGGTGGGTTTGAAAACCAGATATTCATCCGGGTTGACAGCCCCTTGGACAACATTTTCCCCTAACCCATAGGCAGCCGTAATCAAGGCCGCATCCTTAAAGCCCGTTTCAGTATCAATGGAGAACATCACCCCCGAGCAGGCCAAATCCGAGCGCACCATTTTTTGCACCCCGACTGATAAGGCCACATCCAGATGATCAAAGCCTTTAATTTGTCGATAGGAAATGGCCCGATCCGTAAAAATCGAAGCAAAACAACAGTGGCAAGCCTTCAATACCCCAGAAATCCCATGCACATTCAGATAGGTTTCCTGCTGGCCGGCAAAACTGGCATCGGGCAAATCTTCGGCGGTGGCGCTGGAACGAACTGCCACATCTGTCTCGGGCCCATAGTGTTGACACATTTCCCCATAGGCCTGGGTAATGGCTGCTTGCAGAGATTCAGGGAAGGGGGTTTCAAGAATTAAGGATCGGAGTTCTTGGCCGATTTGTCGCAGTTGGGGGACATTTTCTACATCTAAAGGGGATAAAAGGGCGCGCAGTTTCGGTTCCAGGCCTCCCTCCAGAATAAAAGTACGATAAGCATGAGCAGTAGTTGCAAAGCCATCGGGAACATTAATCCCTTTCGGTGTGAGTTGTTGCAGCATTTCCCCTAATGACGCATTTTTGCCGCCAACAATGGGTAAATCAGCCAAGCTAAGACGGTTTAGGGGGAGTACCAGGGCCTGGGATGGATCGCTGAGAAACTTTTGTGCTTGGGCAGGAGTAGCAAACATATTTCTCTCCTCGTGTCGCGATTCA includes the following:
- the ppsA gene encoding phosphoenolpyruvate synthase, with protein sequence MFATPAQAQKFLSDPSQALVLPLNRLSLADLPIVGGKNASLGEMLQQLTPKGINVPDGFATTAHAYRTFILEGGLEPKLRALLSPLDVENVPQLRQIGQELRSLILETPFPESLQAAITQAYGEMCQHYGPETDVAVRSSATAEDLPDASFAGQQETYLNVHGISGVLKACHCCFASIFTDRAISYRQIKGFDHLDVALSVGVQKMVRSDLACSGVMFSIDTETGFKDAALITAAYGLGENVVQGAVNPDEYLVFKPTLKTGYRPILEKRLGSKEIKMIYDQGGSKLTKNVSVCPEARAQFALTDDEILQLGHWACAIEDHYSQLRGTYTPMDIEWAKDGITGQLFIVQARPETVQSQKATNVLRSYKLQETGNVLVQGRAVGEMIGQGQARVIMDVHQINQFQAGEVLITNRTDPDWEPIMKKASAIVTNQGGRTCHSAIIAREMGIPAVVGCENATAVLKTGQDVTVSCAEGEVGKVYGGLLNFGVDEVALENLPRTRTQILMNVGNPEEAFGLAAIPNDGVGLARLEFIIANHIKAHPLALIHFDDLENYEVKAEIAELTAQYPQKSEFFVDKLAHGIGTIAAAFYPKPVVVRMSDFKSNEYANLLGGQQFEPKEENPMIGWRGASRYYDPQYAAGFALECQAMKRVREEMGLTNVILMIPFCRTPAEGQRVLEEMAKHGLQRGENGLEVYVMCELPSNVILADQFAQVFDGFSIGSNDLTQLTLGLDRDSGLVAHLFDERNEAVLRMVAQAIQTAKKHHRKIGICGQAPSDYPEFAQFLVEQGIDSISLNPDSVLKTLLSIAATEAQLDKA